A window of the Dyadobacter pollutisoli genome harbors these coding sequences:
- a CDS encoding DUF1573 domain-containing protein — protein MKVFFSALVLLVGLTTVSFAQKGVLKFKEEAHKFGKVPQGTPVTHEFTFTNTGTDPVVLSNVTVSCGCTTPVWSKDPVLPGKTGSVKATFNAAAAGPFNKPVTVFSNTEGGSITLYLNGEVVPKTVASKPSSK, from the coding sequence ATGAAAGTATTCTTTTCAGCGTTGGTTTTACTGGTAGGCCTGACCACCGTTAGTTTTGCGCAAAAAGGTGTTTTGAAATTCAAAGAAGAAGCACACAAATTTGGTAAAGTACCACAAGGCACTCCTGTTACGCACGAATTTACATTCACGAACACGGGAACTGATCCCGTTGTTCTTTCAAACGTTACTGTTTCTTGCGGATGTACTACTCCGGTTTGGTCAAAAGATCCTGTTTTGCCAGGTAAAACCGGTTCGGTAAAAGCTACGTTTAATGCTGCTGCTGCCGGTCCTTTCAACAAGCCTGTTACTGTATTCAGCAACACAGAAGGAGGTTCTATTACTTTGTACCTGAATGGTGAAGTAGTTCCTAAAACTGTGGCTTCTAAGCCTTCTTCAAAATAA
- a CDS encoding FKBP-type peptidyl-prolyl cis-trans isomerase encodes MKRTSLALCFLLSLAAGLSGCMKDDNQDEQKIIENEAAIEAYIKADSLASKAIRDSIGLYYIIRKSNPNGLRPKLGDAATVKFTGYLLTNNTKVLSIPGDSSFSFPVGGNATGLAGLERSVFLMKTGEKATFLLPFYLAFGQIERVNIPAYSPIRLEVELVKTRTEVQQIDDFIAKKGFTVSDRTADNLVLIRTNTVTGDTLGVGKSVNVKYVGKLLSDTKFDEGTLSMTTGTGSVIPGFDRAVRKMRKGEKAIVVFPSPLGYKSTGYNTIPPYTVLQFELEVQL; translated from the coding sequence ATGAAGCGTACCAGTTTAGCATTGTGCTTTTTGTTGTCATTGGCTGCAGGTTTGTCGGGTTGTATGAAGGACGATAATCAGGATGAGCAAAAAATTATAGAAAATGAAGCGGCCATAGAGGCCTATATCAAAGCAGATAGTCTTGCAAGCAAGGCGATTAGAGACAGTATTGGGTTGTATTATATTATCAGAAAGTCAAATCCGAATGGCTTGCGCCCTAAACTTGGAGATGCCGCTACTGTGAAGTTTACGGGGTATCTCTTGACCAACAATACCAAAGTATTGTCTATCCCGGGAGATTCTTCTTTCAGTTTTCCCGTAGGAGGTAATGCTACTGGTCTGGCAGGATTAGAGCGATCTGTTTTTCTGATGAAAACAGGAGAAAAAGCAACTTTTTTGTTGCCGTTTTACCTCGCTTTCGGGCAAATTGAGAGAGTTAATATCCCTGCGTATTCACCGATCAGGCTGGAAGTTGAATTGGTGAAGACGCGTACTGAAGTGCAGCAGATCGATGATTTCATCGCTAAAAAAGGTTTTACAGTCTCAGACAGAACTGCTGATAATCTGGTGCTTATCCGCACAAACACTGTGACGGGAGATACGCTTGGAGTAGGTAAGTCCGTTAATGTAAAATACGTCGGCAAGTTGTTGAGTGACACGAAATTCGATGAAGGAACACTCAGCATGACAACAGGAACAGGTAGTGTAATCCCTGGATTTGACAGGGCTGTCAGGAAAATGAGAAAAGGCGAAAAAGCAATAGTTGTCTTTCCTTCCCCGTTAGGCTATAAATCAACAGGCTACAATACAATCCCGCCATATACAGTACTTCAATTTGAACTGGAAGTTCAATTATAG
- a CDS encoding MlaD family protein: MKLSREAKVGIMATFAIVMLYFGFHILKGSDVFSRTHKYYVIYDNIDGLTASNPVLLNGLNVGRVQEIRLLQNQKNHLLVALDVQKGIAIPAGTAAVLADGGLLGGKVIHLSVGTGAALHDGDTLIGKKESGISAVLQEKALPLVSHADSLIKNLDLVVAGFQETGLILNQVLKNYNQTGTSLQGLLSENRGNLVALTTNLNKLSASLVETEKELKPLLAKTGTLADSLSALRLGETMQNANRTITELHTLLASVEAGKGTAGKLVKDETLYNNIDRTIVSMNKLLTNLREHPKRYINISVFGKKDKGPAESPLDTATKIK; encoded by the coding sequence ATGAAATTATCAAGAGAAGCAAAAGTTGGAATAATGGCCACCTTCGCCATAGTCATGCTGTATTTCGGCTTTCATATCCTCAAAGGTTCCGACGTTTTTTCAAGAACCCATAAATATTACGTGATCTACGATAATATCGACGGGCTCACGGCCTCTAATCCTGTATTGCTCAATGGCTTAAATGTCGGAAGGGTTCAGGAGATCAGACTGCTGCAAAATCAAAAAAATCACCTTTTGGTTGCCCTCGATGTTCAAAAAGGCATCGCTATTCCGGCTGGAACGGCTGCCGTACTGGCTGACGGAGGTTTGCTGGGTGGTAAAGTGATCCATTTGTCGGTAGGCACAGGAGCTGCCCTGCATGATGGCGATACGCTCATTGGCAAAAAAGAGTCCGGTATCTCAGCCGTTCTTCAGGAAAAAGCATTACCACTCGTGTCTCACGCCGATTCATTAATTAAAAATCTGGATCTGGTTGTTGCAGGTTTTCAGGAGACGGGTTTGATCTTGAATCAGGTTTTAAAGAACTATAATCAAACAGGGACCAGTCTGCAGGGATTGCTGAGCGAAAACCGCGGCAACCTGGTGGCGCTGACTACCAATCTGAACAAGCTTTCTGCATCACTGGTCGAAACTGAAAAAGAACTGAAACCGCTTCTCGCTAAAACAGGGACATTGGCGGATTCACTGAGTGCATTGAGGCTTGGAGAAACGATGCAGAATGCGAACCGCACCATTACCGAGCTGCATACATTGCTCGCAAGCGTGGAGGCAGGTAAGGGAACCGCCGGTAAATTGGTAAAAGACGAAACGCTTTATAATAACATCGACCGCACCATTGTCAGCATGAATAAGCTGCTGACCAACCTGCGCGAGCATCCGAAACGGTACATTAATATTTCTGTTTTTGGTAAAAAGGATAAAGGCCCGGCCGAATCTCCGCTGGATACCGCCACGAAAATCAAGTAG
- a CDS encoding N-acetylmuramoyl-L-alanine amidase family protein: MLKVLKLVFVASSLLVSLAFVFKQEPVASKSSSKVNTVVIDAGHGGKDPGTRGRTTKEKDVALSVALELGRKIKEETPDVKVLFTRSTDVFIELGERSAFANRNNADLFISIHCNATPRSRSVRGTETFVMGLHKTEGNLEVAKRENSVILQETNYKQKYKGFDPNSPLAHIMLANYQSAFISSSLRLADLVEKKFKSVSDRESRGVKQAGFLVLWRCAMPSVLIETGFLSSPDEEDYLSSEDGQEEVAESIHQAFMAYKKDMDR, encoded by the coding sequence ATGTTAAAAGTTCTTAAATTGGTATTTGTAGCCAGTTCCTTACTAGTAAGCCTAGCATTCGTTTTTAAGCAGGAACCGGTTGCCTCAAAGTCCAGTAGTAAAGTTAATACGGTTGTCATTGACGCCGGTCACGGAGGCAAAGATCCGGGTACCAGAGGGCGCACTACCAAAGAAAAAGACGTGGCATTAAGTGTCGCGCTTGAACTCGGCCGGAAGATCAAAGAAGAAACTCCTGACGTCAAAGTTTTATTCACCAGGTCCACGGATGTTTTTATTGAATTAGGCGAGCGTTCAGCATTCGCCAACAGGAATAACGCGGATCTTTTTATCTCCATCCATTGCAATGCTACGCCGAGGTCAAGAAGTGTGAGAGGTACTGAGACTTTCGTAATGGGTTTGCACAAAACAGAAGGTAACCTGGAAGTTGCGAAGCGGGAAAACTCGGTAATCTTGCAGGAAACGAACTATAAGCAAAAGTATAAAGGCTTCGACCCTAACTCTCCGCTGGCTCACATTATGCTGGCCAATTACCAGAGTGCATTCATTTCCAGTAGCTTGCGTCTTGCAGATCTGGTTGAGAAGAAATTCAAGTCGGTGTCGGACCGCGAGAGCAGAGGTGTAAAGCAGGCCGGATTCCTGGTGTTATGGCGATGCGCTATGCCCAGCGTCCTGATCGAAACCGGGTTTTTGTCTTCACCTGACGAAGAAGATTATCTGAGCTCGGAGGACGGACAAGAGGAGGTGGCAGAATCAATCCATCAGGCATTTATGGCTTATAAAAAAGATATGGACCGCTAA
- a CDS encoding sugar transferase has protein sequence MYKPRGKRILDLMIAVTGLVVLSPLFVVISVLLLILHRVNPFFCQRRSGLKGRVFTLFKFRSFKIADTALQVSDPEISAFGKFLRRSSLDEMPQLWNVVRGEMSIVGPRPLLEEYLPLYNSRQNLRHNVLPGITGLAQVNGRNLLSWDEKFEFDILYVQNQSFSMDIEILLLTVKNRIGTEDACMPAEKFKGPQSILL, from the coding sequence ATGTACAAACCGAGAGGTAAAAGAATTTTAGATCTTATGATTGCGGTGACGGGCTTGGTTGTCCTGTCACCGCTTTTTGTTGTTATTTCAGTCCTCTTGCTAATTCTGCATCGGGTCAATCCATTCTTCTGTCAGCGTCGGTCAGGTCTAAAAGGACGGGTTTTTACGCTTTTCAAATTCCGGAGTTTTAAGATTGCGGATACCGCATTGCAAGTTTCAGATCCGGAAATATCTGCTTTTGGTAAGTTTCTTCGCAGAAGTTCATTGGATGAAATGCCGCAATTATGGAATGTTGTGCGTGGTGAAATGAGCATTGTAGGCCCCAGGCCATTGTTAGAGGAATATCTTCCACTTTATAATTCGAGACAAAATCTCAGGCACAATGTCCTTCCCGGCATTACTGGACTGGCACAAGTAAATGGCCGGAATCTTCTGAGTTGGGACGAAAAGTTTGAGTTTGACATCCTTTACGTGCAAAACCAATCTTTCAGCATGGACATTGAAATTCTTCTGCTTACCGTCAAAAATAGGATTGGTACTGAAGATGCCTGTATGCCAGCTGAAAAATTCAAGGGCCCGCAATCCATTCTGTTATGA
- a CDS encoding acetyltransferase, whose protein sequence is MIIYGAGGHAKVVCSILADCDRKVTAILDDNPNATFNGMPTAGGYQPHFDTNELIIIAIGDNTTRKTIAQHIVHSFGNVIHPSAVIASDTVLGNGLVIVHRAVVQTGTILGNHIIVNTGAIIDHDCILGDFVHVAPGAVVCGNVRIGENTLIGAGSTILPNLEIGKNCIIGAGSVITRSIPDCATVWGNPGRIIRF, encoded by the coding sequence ATGATTATATATGGAGCAGGCGGTCACGCAAAAGTGGTTTGCAGCATTTTAGCAGACTGCGACAGGAAGGTAACCGCGATTTTAGATGATAACCCAAACGCAACATTCAACGGAATGCCTACCGCAGGAGGTTATCAGCCTCATTTTGATACAAACGAACTAATAATTATTGCAATTGGAGATAATACAACCAGGAAGACGATAGCACAGCACATTGTCCATAGTTTCGGAAATGTGATTCATCCAAGTGCAGTGATTGCCTCTGATACTGTGTTGGGAAATGGATTAGTAATTGTGCACCGTGCTGTTGTTCAGACTGGTACGATACTTGGAAACCATATCATTGTGAATACCGGTGCTATCATTGATCACGACTGCATTTTGGGTGATTTTGTTCACGTGGCGCCCGGTGCGGTAGTTTGCGGCAATGTGAGAATTGGAGAAAATACATTGATAGGAGCGGGTAGTACTATTTTACCAAATCTGGAAATTGGAAAAAATTGTATCATCGGCGCAGGAAGCGTCATTACCAGAAGCATTCCCGACTGTGCGACGGTTTGGGGAAATCCCGGCAGAATAATCAGATTTTAA
- a CDS encoding DegT/DnrJ/EryC1/StrS family aminotransferase, with protein sequence MNERIQLSTPHMTGREMKYIQEAFDTNWIAPIGPNITGFEQDLCQFTGSRYALALSSGTAAIHLALHILGVGKGDIVLCQSLTFIATANPILYLGANPAFIDSEPTTWNMCPDTLETAIKHYLALGKKPKAVVVVHLYGMPAQLKEIILVCAKYDIPLVEDAAEALGSTYFGQNVGVFGYAGILSFNGNKIITTSGGGALLCQRPDYLEKARFLASQAKDNASHYEHSETGYNHQLSNVCAGIGRGQMEVLKDLVEKRRSIFDLYRSRLKDIPGVSFQEEQIGFFSNRWLTVVVFDPKESEIRPETLRLALEKSNIETRHVWKPMHLQPIFKNTPYFGGNVAETLFETGLCLPSGSNLPPESIQVVSEKISELCEK encoded by the coding sequence ATGAACGAAAGAATACAGCTTTCCACGCCACACATGACCGGGCGGGAGATGAAGTACATTCAGGAAGCGTTTGATACTAACTGGATTGCACCGATTGGACCTAATATCACCGGTTTCGAGCAGGATTTGTGTCAATTTACAGGTAGTAGGTATGCACTGGCGCTTTCCTCGGGCACAGCTGCGATACATTTGGCACTACATATCCTTGGAGTTGGGAAAGGCGATATTGTTCTGTGTCAATCGCTTACATTCATTGCTACTGCTAATCCAATCTTATACCTGGGAGCGAACCCGGCTTTTATAGACAGCGAGCCTACGACCTGGAATATGTGCCCAGATACGCTGGAAACGGCGATTAAACATTATCTGGCTTTGGGTAAAAAACCAAAAGCAGTTGTAGTGGTCCATTTATACGGAATGCCCGCGCAATTGAAAGAAATTATCCTGGTTTGCGCCAAATACGACATTCCCTTAGTTGAAGACGCGGCCGAAGCGCTTGGTTCTACTTATTTCGGACAAAATGTAGGCGTTTTTGGTTATGCTGGTATTTTGTCTTTTAATGGAAACAAAATCATTACAACTTCGGGAGGTGGTGCATTACTATGCCAGCGTCCAGATTATCTGGAAAAAGCACGCTTTTTAGCCTCTCAGGCAAAAGATAATGCGTCTCACTACGAGCATTCAGAAACCGGTTATAATCATCAACTAAGCAATGTCTGTGCAGGTATTGGTCGCGGACAAATGGAAGTATTAAAGGATCTCGTTGAAAAACGACGTTCCATTTTCGATCTGTACAGAAGCCGCCTGAAAGATATTCCGGGAGTTAGCTTTCAGGAAGAACAAATCGGTTTTTTCTCTAATCGCTGGCTAACCGTGGTTGTTTTTGATCCAAAAGAATCTGAGATCAGACCTGAAACCCTGAGGCTGGCATTAGAGAAAAGCAACATTGAAACACGTCACGTCTGGAAGCCCATGCATTTACAGCCGATATTTAAAAACACTCCTTACTTTGGCGGAAATGTCGCTGAAACTTTATTTGAAACTGGTTTGTGCTTGCCCTCCGGGTCAAACCTTCCCCCCGAATCAATTCAAGTTGTGAGTGAGAAAATATCAGAACTATGCGAAAAGTAA
- a CDS encoding alpha-ketoacid dehydrogenase subunit alpha/beta — protein MLQNDSLTGSGVLSKENITNDYRLACESRQVSLLGRKDTMGGRSKFGIFGDGKEVAQIALARTFRPGDFRSGYYRDQTIEASLGNLTWQEFFAQMYAHADLAHEPSTGGRSMNGHFSTRWLDEDGQWLDQTKLFNSVCDISSTAGQIPRAVGLAYASKLYRENKDLQYLTQFSNHGNEIVFATIGDASTSQGMFWEAMNAAGVLQIPMLVSVWDDGYGISVPIEYQTTKGSISKALAGLQRNEDEPGIEIFTVHGWDYPALLETYQKAAKICREEQVPVLVHVTEMTQPQGHSTSGSHERYKSKPRLKWETEHDCNLRFRDWILKNGYATDEELEQIEAEAKDTASTSRNQAWQAYRVELDKEYLETIQLLQNAGKESNFSHELSNVVLELSKTYLPVRRDMISSIRKALRILGKENNPFKITLQEYLRKNLEENKERFNSHLYSETAESPLNVQAIDPVFSEDSPTVDGREVIRSYFNALFEREPRVVAIGEDIGMIGDVNQGFAGLQEKYGELRITDTGIRETTIVGQGIGMAMRGLRPIVEIQYFDYIYYALSTLTDDLASLRYRTAGGQKAPLIVRTRGHRLEGIWHSGSPMGTMLSSLRGMHVIVPRNFTQAAGFYNTLLKGDDPALIVEPLNSYRQKEVLPDNVGEICIPLGQPEIIREGNDLTIVTYGSMCRIVMEAASQLQSSGIDVEVIDVQTLLPFDINSSIVESIKKTSRVIFADEDMPGSASAYMMQQVVEKQNAYRWLDSPPVTISAKDHRPPYGSDGDYFSKPNMDDIFEAVYKIMREADPDRYPELF, from the coding sequence ATGCTTCAAAATGATAGTTTAACCGGTTCCGGTGTGTTGAGTAAGGAAAACATTACCAATGATTATCGTCTTGCGTGCGAAAGTCGGCAGGTAAGTTTGCTGGGAAGGAAGGATACCATGGGAGGTCGTTCTAAATTTGGCATTTTCGGAGACGGTAAAGAAGTAGCTCAAATAGCCCTGGCAAGGACTTTCCGCCCGGGTGATTTTCGTTCAGGATATTACAGGGACCAAACGATTGAAGCCTCGTTGGGTAACCTCACCTGGCAAGAATTTTTTGCCCAAATGTATGCGCACGCCGATCTTGCGCACGAGCCCAGCACTGGCGGCCGGTCCATGAACGGACACTTTTCGACCCGCTGGCTGGACGAAGACGGTCAATGGCTGGACCAGACAAAACTCTTCAATTCTGTTTGTGATATTTCTTCGACTGCCGGCCAGATTCCGCGCGCAGTGGGATTGGCTTATGCCTCTAAATTATATCGTGAAAATAAAGACCTGCAATACCTGACCCAGTTTTCCAATCATGGAAATGAGATCGTATTTGCAACAATAGGTGACGCATCTACCTCTCAGGGCATGTTTTGGGAAGCTATGAATGCTGCCGGGGTACTGCAAATTCCAATGCTGGTTTCTGTTTGGGACGATGGCTACGGAATATCCGTTCCGATCGAATACCAGACTACCAAAGGCAGTATTTCGAAAGCATTGGCTGGTTTACAGCGCAATGAGGATGAGCCTGGTATTGAGATATTTACAGTACATGGCTGGGATTATCCCGCTCTTTTAGAAACCTACCAGAAAGCAGCAAAAATCTGCCGGGAAGAACAGGTACCGGTGTTGGTGCATGTGACGGAAATGACGCAACCGCAGGGCCACTCGACTTCGGGTTCCCATGAGAGATATAAATCGAAGCCGCGGCTGAAATGGGAGACAGAACATGACTGCAATCTCCGTTTCCGCGACTGGATACTGAAAAACGGTTATGCCACGGATGAGGAACTTGAACAGATCGAAGCGGAGGCTAAGGATACAGCCAGTACTTCGCGTAACCAGGCCTGGCAGGCGTACCGCGTCGAACTTGACAAAGAATATCTCGAAACCATTCAGCTGCTTCAGAACGCTGGCAAGGAGAGTAACTTTTCGCATGAATTAAGCAATGTAGTTTTAGAGCTTTCGAAAACCTATCTGCCCGTTCGGAGGGATATGATTTCCAGTATCCGCAAGGCGCTCCGAATTCTCGGGAAAGAAAATAATCCATTTAAAATTACCCTTCAGGAGTATTTGCGTAAAAACCTTGAAGAGAACAAAGAACGCTTCAATTCCCATCTTTACAGCGAAACTGCTGAATCTCCATTAAATGTACAGGCGATTGATCCTGTTTTTTCAGAGGATAGCCCGACAGTGGATGGCAGGGAAGTGATACGCTCCTATTTCAATGCACTTTTTGAAAGGGAACCGAGAGTGGTTGCGATTGGTGAAGACATTGGAATGATCGGCGATGTAAACCAGGGATTTGCCGGGTTGCAGGAAAAATACGGCGAACTCAGAATTACCGATACCGGAATACGCGAAACTACCATCGTTGGCCAGGGTATAGGAATGGCCATGCGTGGACTGAGGCCAATCGTTGAAATTCAATATTTTGATTATATCTATTATGCCTTGTCTACGCTAACCGACGACCTGGCATCATTGCGTTACAGGACTGCTGGCGGCCAGAAAGCGCCTTTGATTGTCCGTACACGGGGCCACAGGCTGGAAGGAATATGGCACTCCGGATCACCGATGGGAACTATGCTCAGTAGCTTGCGGGGTATGCACGTTATCGTTCCGAGAAACTTTACACAAGCAGCCGGATTTTACAATACATTGTTGAAAGGCGACGATCCTGCATTGATCGTCGAGCCACTTAACTCATACCGTCAGAAGGAAGTTTTGCCGGATAATGTCGGTGAAATCTGCATTCCTCTGGGTCAGCCCGAAATAATTCGTGAAGGAAATGATTTGACCATTGTGACTTATGGCTCAATGTGCCGTATAGTAATGGAGGCCGCTTCTCAATTGCAAAGTTCTGGCATAGACGTCGAAGTGATCGATGTGCAGACACTTTTGCCATTTGATATCAACAGCAGCATTGTAGAGTCCATTAAAAAAACGAGCAGGGTCATTTTTGCGGATGAGGACATGCCTGGCAGCGCATCGGCGTATATGATGCAACAGGTTGTAGAAAAGCAAAATGCTTACCGCTGGCTTGATTCGCCACCGGTAACGATCTCTGCCAAGGATCACCGCCCACCCTACGGATCGGATGGTGATTATTTTTCGAAGCCTAATATGGACGATATATTTGAAGCTGTTTATAAAATCATGCGTGAAGCGGACCCAGATCGTTATCCGGAGCTGTTTTAA
- a CDS encoding putative LPS assembly protein LptD, translating into MLELKRKAIIISSVVVAFLLFSTVACVQQRSKRSGKNQSKQKVSISAKQSADSLLTAKQQSGSDTTAAGKNAASRLKAGTKGDSTLTNNGLPADSTATDTLSNPDDLQNVVQYTAEDSTIMDAVLKQVHLYGNAEVNYGTINLKASYIRLNWVTNEVYAIGTYDSTAKKMAGEPIFQDGPETYNTKEIRYNFKSKKALIQGIVTQEGDGNIRGEKVKKDADGNFYIRHSIYTTCNLTHPHYFINAPKIKMVNKKQVISGPFNLVISDVPLPIALPFGFFPFPKKKESGTSGIIFPTYGEEPNGRGFYLRDGGYYFAISEYINAKVTGQIYSTGSWGVGLSSAYIKRYQYSGNFAFKFNRNKSSDEIDKLLGRGVTNDFSIVWSHAPRPRGNSTFSANVNVSSNSYNQLQEFSTQKYISNVASSSVQYNRTFGQYMRAAASLRVNQNFGQADPTDGNKRKGGKTNVSSDFSFGVNQIAPFALKGGRGRWYESFRLGLDFSGNYTLTNSLTAIDTSYSSLGFEISNKIDTTRLNTVKVVPFNVGNLPDMLKDAQFTGRYSLPISLPNFKVLRFVNITPSLSLQGEVFTKQYNYTVDKENKVRIDTLKQAGTEYSYNFGAGMNTRFYGTFFVRGKRLEAIRHTVIPSLSFTYTPDFTGDAFGFYQKITVVDRKGENKDLSLSRFRGVGSGVTNGRASSVVSFSLNNSFEMKLKTKSDTAATQFEKVSLLDNLSLGGSYNLMADSLNLSNITVNANARIGKNLNLNFNMNLDPYAYQANPNILSNQVGTKINKYAITQGQGLANLQNLGFTIGTSFAPKASDKTKNAPTQGATTTSTVTQEQREFIAQNPEMYVDFNIPWNVSLNYNFGLTKPGLSKAQLIQAVQATGDLSLSKNFKISINTGFDFTAFSPTITSLTLYRDLHCWDMSFSWTPFAGSAARVSNYSFTLKVKSAILQDLKVTRRRSFYDRAAY; encoded by the coding sequence TTGTTAGAACTGAAAAGAAAGGCGATTATTATATCGTCGGTTGTGGTGGCGTTTCTCCTGTTCAGCACTGTGGCATGTGTACAGCAACGCTCAAAGAGATCCGGGAAAAATCAGAGTAAGCAGAAAGTTTCAATCTCTGCAAAGCAATCAGCGGATTCTCTTCTTACAGCTAAGCAACAATCCGGTAGCGACACTACGGCTGCCGGGAAGAATGCTGCGTCCCGGTTAAAAGCAGGTACAAAAGGTGATAGTACACTCACCAACAATGGGTTACCCGCCGATTCTACCGCCACAGATACCTTGTCAAATCCCGACGATCTTCAAAATGTTGTCCAATATACCGCAGAGGATTCCACGATTATGGATGCCGTTCTGAAACAAGTTCATTTGTACGGAAATGCGGAAGTGAACTATGGTACCATTAATCTCAAAGCGAGTTACATTCGGCTGAACTGGGTTACCAACGAGGTTTACGCCATTGGAACATATGATTCAACGGCGAAAAAAATGGCAGGGGAGCCTATCTTCCAGGATGGCCCGGAAACCTATAACACCAAGGAAATCCGGTACAATTTCAAATCCAAGAAAGCGCTGATCCAGGGAATTGTAACCCAGGAAGGCGACGGGAACATACGTGGCGAAAAAGTAAAAAAAGACGCAGATGGAAATTTCTACATCCGTCATTCGATTTACACCACCTGTAACCTTACCCACCCCCATTACTTCATTAACGCGCCGAAGATCAAGATGGTGAACAAAAAGCAGGTCATTTCGGGGCCATTCAATCTTGTGATCAGCGATGTTCCTTTACCGATTGCTTTACCATTCGGTTTTTTCCCGTTCCCCAAGAAAAAGGAGAGTGGTACCTCGGGTATTATTTTCCCAACTTACGGAGAGGAGCCCAATGGACGGGGTTTTTACCTGCGTGACGGCGGCTATTACTTCGCGATCAGTGAGTATATCAATGCCAAAGTAACCGGGCAGATCTATTCGACGGGAAGCTGGGGAGTGGGGCTTTCATCGGCATATATAAAGAGATACCAGTACAGCGGAAACTTTGCGTTCAAGTTCAACCGTAACAAGTCCAGCGATGAGATTGACAAATTGCTGGGCCGCGGGGTTACCAATGATTTCAGTATCGTATGGTCACATGCGCCAAGGCCAAGAGGAAATTCTACTTTTTCGGCAAACGTCAATGTAAGTAGCAATAGCTACAATCAGTTGCAAGAATTTAGTACTCAAAAATACATTTCCAACGTCGCCAGTTCCTCGGTACAGTACAACCGTACTTTCGGACAATACATGCGTGCGGCGGCCAGCTTGCGCGTGAACCAGAACTTTGGGCAGGCTGACCCTACTGACGGCAACAAGAGGAAAGGTGGCAAAACCAACGTGTCTTCCGATTTTAGTTTTGGTGTGAATCAAATCGCTCCTTTTGCATTAAAAGGCGGGCGTGGGCGCTGGTATGAAAGTTTCCGTCTGGGTCTGGATTTCAGTGGTAACTACACATTGACCAACTCATTAACGGCCATTGACACTTCGTATAGCAGCCTCGGTTTTGAAATTTCCAATAAAATTGACACTACCCGACTCAATACTGTGAAGGTAGTACCATTCAATGTTGGCAACCTGCCTGATATGTTGAAAGATGCCCAGTTTACGGGCCGGTACAGTTTGCCTATTTCGCTTCCCAACTTCAAGGTTCTGCGTTTTGTGAACATTACGCCGAGTTTATCGCTACAAGGTGAGGTTTTTACGAAACAATATAATTACACAGTTGACAAGGAAAACAAAGTACGCATTGATACATTGAAACAGGCTGGTACCGAGTATTCTTACAATTTCGGGGCTGGAATGAACACCCGCTTTTATGGTACTTTTTTTGTGCGCGGGAAGCGGCTCGAAGCGATCCGGCATACTGTTATTCCTTCACTATCATTCACATACACGCCTGACTTTACGGGAGATGCATTTGGGTTTTACCAAAAAATCACTGTGGTTGACCGGAAAGGTGAGAATAAGGACCTCTCATTGTCCAGGTTCCGCGGCGTAGGCTCGGGTGTGACGAATGGACGTGCGTCAAGCGTTGTTTCATTCAGTTTGAACAACTCATTTGAAATGAAACTGAAAACCAAAAGCGATACTGCTGCAACGCAATTTGAAAAAGTATCACTGCTGGATAATTTAAGTTTGGGGGGAAGCTACAACCTGATGGCCGACTCATTGAACCTGTCCAACATTACAGTTAACGCCAATGCACGTATTGGTAAAAACCTGAACCTGAACTTCAACATGAACCTGGACCCTTACGCTTACCAGGCGAATCCGAACATTTTGAGCAATCAGGTGGGGACTAAGATCAATAAATACGCCATTACGCAGGGGCAGGGACTGGCAAATCTGCAAAATCTGGGTTTCACCATTGGCACCAGTTTCGCTCCCAAAGCCTCGGATAAGACAAAGAATGCCCCCACGCAAGGAGCAACGACGACGTCTACTGTGACGCAGGAGCAACGCGAATTTATTGCTCAAAACCCTGAAATGTATGTGGATTTCAATATACCCTGGAATGTGTCACTGAACTATAACTTTGGCCTGACCAAACCAGGTCTTTCGAAAGCACAACTGATACAGGCGGTGCAGGCTACGGGCGACCTAAGTCTGTCGAAGAACTTCAAAATCAGTATCAATACCGGTTTTGACTTTACAGCTTTCAGCCCCACCATTACTTCTCTGACTTTGTATCGCGACCTGCACTGCTGGGACATGAGTTTCAGCTGGACACCTTTTGCTGGAAGCGCTGCCCGGGTGAGCAATTACAGCTTCACACTAAAAGTAAAATCGGCCATTCTGCAAGATCTGAAAGTGACCCGCCGCCGCTCATTCTACGACAGGGCTGCTTATTGA